The proteins below come from a single Fodinicola acaciae genomic window:
- a CDS encoding erythromycin esterase family protein, with protein sequence MCSGGESDRQPGRFSAGRLPDRQGWLVDRWLHGSDESTVDAVLANGMTSLMGLWTEVRAHLEWIRDYNGSAARPVSFYGIDLSGSNSSLLPSLDAVAAFLAEADPERELDPLIRETAARFAAASPFSIASVATSYGNLAPERQDALTAALARLTHRLTGHRLEYVRRTSAEAYEHALRAIHLAAVLDVNAQAMLGQDLQAVLANRDAAIADNVEWILRRQDRILLAAHNGHVQRWPTVAAPGRPPASSMGMHLADRLGKDYVVIGMTTGGGLTFNLGPGFFKGELLAEQGPPEPDSLDALMDASCDRPFAVDLRQLSPEDTAAVGAIRRHRHGIYYPEVDPLDAFDLIVHFPETTAAHLDHGAVASSPPEVRRPSNRACESGRAEPDGSCGNEE encoded by the coding sequence ATGTGTTCCGGAGGCGAGTCCGATCGCCAGCCGGGCCGGTTTTCCGCTGGCCGGCTGCCAGATCGACAGGGCTGGCTCGTCGACCGGTGGCTGCACGGCAGCGATGAGAGCACAGTCGATGCGGTATTGGCGAACGGCATGACCTCGCTCATGGGGTTGTGGACGGAAGTGCGTGCCCATCTGGAATGGATCCGCGACTACAACGGATCCGCAGCCAGGCCAGTCAGCTTCTATGGGATCGACCTGTCGGGCTCGAACAGCTCGCTGCTGCCGAGCCTGGATGCCGTGGCCGCGTTCCTCGCCGAGGCCGACCCGGAACGTGAGCTGGATCCGCTGATTCGGGAAACCGCCGCTCGCTTCGCAGCGGCCTCACCGTTTTCCATCGCCTCGGTCGCCACCTCGTACGGCAACCTCGCACCTGAACGTCAGGACGCGTTGACCGCGGCTCTGGCCAGGCTCACCCACCGTCTGACCGGCCACCGGTTGGAATATGTGCGGCGGACTTCCGCGGAGGCGTACGAGCATGCGCTGCGCGCGATCCATCTGGCCGCGGTCCTGGACGTCAATGCGCAGGCGATGCTTGGACAAGACCTCCAGGCGGTGCTCGCCAACCGCGACGCCGCCATCGCCGACAACGTCGAGTGGATCCTGCGTCGGCAGGACCGGATCCTGTTGGCCGCGCACAACGGCCACGTCCAGCGATGGCCGACCGTCGCGGCCCCCGGCAGGCCGCCGGCGAGCTCGATGGGAATGCACCTGGCCGACCGCTTGGGAAAGGATTACGTGGTTATCGGCATGACCACCGGAGGCGGCCTGACCTTCAATCTCGGACCGGGTTTCTTCAAGGGTGAACTGCTCGCCGAACAGGGTCCGCCGGAGCCCGACAGCCTCGACGCGCTCATGGACGCCAGCTGCGACCGACCGTTCGCCGTCGACCTCAGACAACTGTCACCAGAGGACACCGCGGCGGTCGGTGCCATCAGGCGCCACCGTCACGGCATCTACTATCCGGAGGTGGATCCTCTGGACGCTTTCGATCTGATCGTCCATTTTCCGGAGACCACGGCTGCGCATCTCGACCACGGCGCGGTCGCCAGCTCACCGCCAGAGGTACGGAGGCCTTCGAACAGAGCATGTGAGTCTGGCCGGGCCGAACCTGATGGGTCGTGCGGAAATGAGGAATAG
- a CDS encoding TetR/AcrR family transcriptional regulator translates to MPSAGTDNNADTAVHGDASSGRVPTQRRSVERREALLRAALLLLAEGGPRAVTHRAVAARAGLPLAATTYYFDSIAALTVEALRLHSTERVAELRALADDAAQRATSRQDLARRIVDSLLSRDTVAIVAQFEVYLEAARNPKLRPAVAESLEAFEALAASLLASAGAREPADAAAAFVALVNGFALHRVARDATPRADAEALMNAMRALLIAQLMPVTQLDRWNSVLDKPF, encoded by the coding sequence ATGCCGTCAGCAGGGACCGACAACAACGCGGACACGGCCGTCCACGGCGACGCCAGCAGTGGGAGAGTGCCGACCCAGCGCCGCAGCGTGGAACGGCGGGAGGCGTTGTTGCGCGCCGCGCTGCTCCTGCTCGCCGAAGGGGGTCCGCGCGCCGTGACGCACCGCGCGGTCGCGGCGCGAGCGGGTCTGCCGCTGGCTGCGACGACGTACTATTTCGACTCCATCGCCGCGCTCACTGTCGAAGCGTTGCGGCTGCACAGCACCGAACGCGTCGCCGAGCTGCGCGCGCTGGCCGACGACGCCGCGCAACGCGCGACCAGCCGGCAGGATCTCGCCAGGCGGATCGTCGACTCGTTGCTCAGTCGGGACACGGTGGCGATCGTCGCGCAGTTCGAGGTCTACCTGGAGGCGGCCCGCAACCCGAAGCTGCGGCCGGCCGTCGCCGAGTCGTTGGAGGCATTCGAGGCACTGGCGGCGTCGTTGCTCGCCAGCGCCGGTGCGCGCGAGCCTGCCGACGCGGCGGCCGCGTTCGTGGCACTCGTCAATGGATTCGCATTGCACAGAGTGGCTCGCGATGCCACGCCGCGCGCCGACGCCGAGGCCCTCATGAACGCGATGCGCGCACTGTTGATCGCACAGCTGATGCCGGTCACTCAGCTCGACCGCTGGAACAGCGTTCTCGACAAACCGTTCTGA